A region of the Montipora foliosa isolate CH-2021 chromosome 8, ASM3666993v2, whole genome shotgun sequence genome:
AAGCCAAACGCGATAAGAACAAGTTTAAAACGGCCGGTGCGTATGATTCacatacattaattttttaaccAGAAGAAACAGAACTTGTTTGCATAATATGTGCGCGTGGGGATAATTGTCTGTTTTTGCTACGGAAATTAAAAGCACGATCTTGCATTTGCGGTCAATGCAAAACGTTAATAAGGGCAAGTTGGAAGGAGGAAAAACTGGACGTCGTAAAAACATTCAAGTTCGAGTGAAGGCTTCGCACAAGGTTGATAACCCTGGGAATATTGGTTTAAAGGACTGATTTATACCCTTCTGTGCCGTGCCTACTTGGACTGAGTGTGAATTGTAACAGCAATCAGGCTtatgatttcagttttttttagaCTATATGAAGTTTCATATATTTAAACTGCGgaaaataatgaaatgaaagtttaaaagaTCATGAATCATGTCATTTATCTCGTACGGGATAACCTTGAACTCGCGGTTTTCTAGCTCTCAATAGGCCGCTCGACTGGTCAGTTTGTGGAGCAGATGCagcgcaataggccattttcgagttgatGAGTGctttctcttcaaagcgagtctaagtgcgaagttcttgtgatggtaattagttgagtgaaaaataatttacaccaaaaaaactttgcacttagactcgctttgaagaggaggcaggcacaaactcaaaaatggcctattaagccTGGATTTTCTCGGGCTCAGTCCTTTGCAACTGCTTAAGTTGCTCAACTAACTGCGATGACACGCAACATGTTCAAATCAATCTTAAAGTGGCAAATTGTGGAAGGAAAATGTTTTGTAGTGACAGAGCTTCAAGTGTACATTCTACAGGAAGTAAATTACTCGTACTTTACACAAACTTCGAATATATCTTGTGACTAATTTAGCAAAGGCTTTAACACTGGCAAGTGGAGGAGGGCACTGCATTGTCTGTACATGTCTTCACTTAAACTTTGGCTTCGTTCTCTTCGGTTTGTTCATCTTTTGAGCCCACAGTCACACGTTTGACCAGCGCCATAGAGGCAGCCGCGTGCAGTACGTTGGAGACAGCGGTCAGCCCCAGGAGAATAAAAGGCACAGTGATGTACTTGTTTGTCGGCAGGAGATCTCCAAAGCCAACAGTGGTGAAGGAGATGACGTAGAAATAGAGACTGTTTTCGTAACTCCATTCTTCTGCCCACATTTGGACGCCTGCTCCAACGAGTAGAAGAAGCAACAGGTAGATCAGACCAAGGAGAAAGCATTTCCCGTTCAAGTGGCTGGTTGGTCCATTTATTCTCAAACAGCGTTTTTCTATCCATGTAATGAAACAGCGCTGACCACGTAGGATGAACTGGCCAATCAATCTGAGAAGCAGAATTGTGACGGGAATACCAAATATGGCGTACAACACGCAAAGCGCTTTGCCAAGGGCTGTAGCCGGGGAGAAATCTCCATATCCTTGATGGGGATAAAAGGCAATGTGTTAGAACTTCCTCGTACAATAAAACCAAGGAATCTTGACTCTTCGTTGGTGTATTTGTAGAAGCTAGGATAGAGGGATGGTGGATTTAACAGAatcaaggggggggggggaggggaattGGATTGCGGATCTCGCATAATTGGTTGGTAACCTTCCAGAGAATaataaatgtaacaaaaatggacagagaaatagaggatattacatgaccgcgcggggatacgaattttatcttcgagtgctgaaagtatctctcactcgtacGTTTCGCTCattcgtgagagatactttcagcacgggaaggtaaaattcgtatccccaaggggccatgtaatgttctgcttatgatatagatattgatgaaatgtccagatttaaaacaacttgttttattcattttcgaatcgctaaaacacgcatgttgtgtaacacgaaacaagatatgaaagttatgaaaagcaaataatgataatgtaaaattttgcaataaaaatgtttacTGTAGTAATGtcgtagagaagaattatattgaaGCACAAAAGTCTCTTACAATGAAGTTTTGTCGGCtgatcgtgttcgttaccacgACGACACATATTCTCACATgcgaaagataaaaataatatgttcactgcgcgcggtaaagatatgattttttagtaaaaggagaaatctggtatttcatcagtatttaTATAACAAAAAGAATTACAGTGCATGGTAGCGTCTTTTTTGAGCAATAGAACTTAACACGACACACGCACTAGAGAATGTAATCAATGCAAACAGAACAAGTTGCTAACTTCCGTCCCcactaacaaaataaaaatctatTACCATAAGAGGCAGATGTTCAAATGGTAGATGGATTCAAGAATACGTTGCTATATTTGCATCAGAAGACATCCGGCTTTCTGCGGTGCCGTATTTGTGAGGGTTCCAATGCAATTTAATCAAAGTTTAATGGACTGAGGGAAGATTCGGATGTGTGTGACATGCAAGACGAAACTGTGGGAAGGAgtataatttgaaaaaaaaaaaactactagTTAAGGGAAGTAACATTGGTTTTCTAGCagtttattgaaaaaaattacatgcaCGGATTTCCATCATTTTGGGGTTTTGACTGAGGGCTTTCATCCATGCGTTCATCAGCTACCGGCCAATAAAGTTTCCTATACACGATTTTTTCGTTAATGGACGGAAAAGGTCCCCGATATGACCAAAATAATAAACACACCCCTTGCGGTGAAATACCACATTAGTGAAGAAATTTATTCCAATCTTCTTCTTTTCACTTTTGACTTTAAATTCAATTGTTTCCGGGTGAACAGATCTTGAAAAGTCCAAACAACAAGTAGTTGTTCAGAAAATCAGGTAAATGAGACGAGGATTCCAAACACAGCTTATTTCGCTGGTGCTCCTCCCGAGTCCCGAGTTCGTAATACTATTTTTCTACGTTGCCACCCATCCTCCACCTTAGAAATGCAAACAAGGCTGTGTCGTTTTACTGTTCCCTTTACATGCACTTCAGCCATTACCACAAGAACAGAACACACATAAAAAGATTTATCTTGAGATAATTTGTACACGAAAATTCTGTTTCGTACCTATTGTTGTAAGAAGCACAATGACAAACCAGAAAGAATCTTCGTAACCCCATTCGCGATCATAAAGCTGCGCAGTACCCTCCACAGCAGTGAATATGAAAATGCCGACCACAACATAAGCCAACCACAGAAGAAGTAGCACGAGGAAAATTTTCCCCCTTTCGCCAATGAACGCCATTTCGGTCAGCAAGTAGAAACAGATTTTCGAAGTGACGTGTTTCTATTCAAACTGCTGTTTACGGCTCTGTTTATGAAGTTTTTCTCAACAACCCGGGGGATTGACGTCAGGATGTTGCTATGACTATCTTTACAAGCGATAGGCAGATGTCACGACATTGGTATATTAATTTTCTCCTTGAACCAAGACTGGCACTGACCAGCAAAAGAAGTTCCAAATTGTCAATTTCAGCGTCAGTTATATTTCGGTGAAAAACATATGTATCTCTCCTCCACTCAACTTATCCTTACCAAAAAAAAGACTTGCTAAATGTTAGGTTATCACAACACTTGACTTGCATTTTTTCAGCTTTTACCTTATCAAGACAGCTGTCAAGTTTTTTTATTCAAATGACAAGTTCAATTCGCATTGTCCAGTCTGCAGCCTTTTTCTTACCATCTCCCCATGACACAAATCCGCAGAAGGGCATCGTCTAAGCTCCCAAAAAATACCACTAACAACTTTTCAGTTGATCTTCACTTTTTAAAAGTAGAATAGCTCTTACAGCATACCAGTGGACTGATTCTCCTTGATATCTAATAAGCTCttttttaattacatttttgttttttaatagaTCTTCTGTTCCTTTATCCAAGACTGAGGGCGAAGCTGTTTATC
Encoded here:
- the LOC138013196 gene encoding potassium channel subfamily K member 9-like → MAFIGERGKIFLVLLLLWLAYVVVGIFIFTAVEGTAQLYDREWGYEDSFWFVIVLLTTIGYGDFSPATALGKALCVLYAIFGIPVTILLLRLIGQFILRGQRCFITWIEKRCLRINGPTSHLNGKCFLLGLIYLLLLLLVGAGVQMWAEEWSYENSLYFYVISFTTVGFGDLLPTNKYITVPFILLGLTAVSNVLHAAASMALVKRVTVGSKDEQTEENEAKV